The proteins below are encoded in one region of Levilactobacillus namurensis:
- the gmk gene encoding guanylate kinase: MAKRGMLIVLSGPSGVGKGTVRKALFETGNTDFSYSISMTTRKPRKGEVNGVDYYFVSKEEFEENIRNGEMLEYAKYVDNYYGTPLKYVNETLDQGKDVFLEIEVNGAMQVRANCPDAVFVFLTPPDLMELKHRLIGRGTDAMDVINKRIKKAVGEIRMMRNYDYAVVNDEVSNAVERIQMIIRSERLRVTRVMPDYEQMIGDE; the protein is encoded by the coding sequence ATGGCGAAACGTGGAATGCTCATTGTGCTCTCGGGTCCTTCGGGAGTCGGTAAGGGAACGGTACGGAAGGCACTTTTTGAAACGGGCAATACGGACTTCTCTTACTCAATTTCGATGACAACTCGTAAACCTCGCAAGGGTGAAGTGAACGGGGTCGATTACTACTTTGTCTCTAAAGAAGAATTTGAAGAAAACATTCGGAACGGCGAGATGCTAGAGTACGCCAAGTATGTTGACAACTACTATGGTACCCCGTTAAAATATGTTAATGAGACCCTTGATCAAGGGAAAGACGTCTTCTTGGAAATCGAAGTCAATGGTGCGATGCAAGTTCGGGCCAATTGTCCCGATGCCGTCTTCGTTTTCCTGACGCCCCCTGATTTAATGGAATTAAAGCACCGCTTAATTGGTCGGGGCACCGATGCCATGGATGTGATCAATAAGCGGATTAAAAAGGCTGTGGGTGAGATTCGGATGATGCGCAACTACGATTACGCCGTGGTGAACGACGAAGTCAGCAACGCGGTCGAACGGATTCAGATGATCATTCGCAGTGAACGGTTACGGGTGACCCGGGTCATGCCGGATTACGAACAGATGATTGGAGACGAATAA
- the rpoZ gene encoding DNA-directed RNA polymerase subunit omega — translation MLLYPSVDDLLAQVDSRYSLIMLASKRAHELDAGAKPLLTEYKSPKTIGRALEEIAAGALMIDPDEKDLNA, via the coding sequence ATGCTATTATATCCTTCAGTTGATGATTTATTAGCGCAAGTGGATTCACGGTATTCATTGATTATGTTGGCTAGCAAGCGGGCCCATGAATTGGACGCAGGTGCTAAGCCACTGTTAACGGAGTACAAGTCGCCGAAGACCATCGGCCGGGCCTTAGAAGAAATTGCGGCCGGGGCTTTGATGATTGATCCAGACGAAAAAGATTTAAACGCCTAA